A window of the Cetobacterium somerae ATCC BAA-474 genome harbors these coding sequences:
- a CDS encoding OAM dimerization domain-containing protein: protein MSGGLYSMEERTFDTTLDLKAVKPYGDTMNDGKTQLSFTLPVPAGAEGVEAAKQLMKKMGFENPQVSYFKELTDGFTFFNCYGNCTHTVDYESIYVPKVESTTWSMEETDKFVKENIGRKIVVLGASTGTDAHTVGIDAVMNMKGYAGHYGLERYEMIEALNMGSQVLNEDFIAKAIEIGADVLLVSQTVTQKDVHIKNLIELIEMLEAEGLRDKMLVICGGARITHELAKELGYDAGFGTGTYADDVASYAVQELAKRLNK, encoded by the coding sequence ATGAGTGGTGGATTATATTCAATGGAAGAAAGAACATTTGATACAACACTAGATTTAAAAGCAGTTAAACCATATGGAGATACAATGAACGATGGAAAAACTCAACTTTCATTTACTTTACCAGTTCCAGCAGGAGCAGAGGGAGTTGAAGCAGCTAAACAACTTATGAAGAAAATGGGATTTGAAAATCCACAAGTTTCATATTTTAAAGAGTTAACAGATGGATTTACATTTTTTAACTGTTATGGAAACTGTACTCATACAGTTGACTATGAGTCTATCTATGTTCCAAAAGTTGAATCAACAACATGGTCAATGGAGGAAACTGATAAGTTTGTAAAAGAAAATATTGGAAGAAAAATAGTTGTGTTAGGTGCAAGTACAGGAACAGATGCACACACTGTTGGAATAGATGCTGTAATGAACATGAAAGGTTATGCAGGACACTATGGATTAGAAAGATATGAGATGATAGAGGCTTTAAATATGGGAAGTCAGGTTTTAAATGAGGACTTTATAGCTAAAGCTATTGAAATAGGTGCTGATGTGCTTTTAGTTTCTCAAACAGTTACTCAAAAGGATGTTCATATTAAAAACTTAATTGAGCTTATTGAAATGTTAGAGGCAGAGGGATTAAGAGATAAGATGTTAGTAATTTGTGGTGGGGCTAGAATCACACATGAACTGGCTAAAGAGTTGGGATATGATGCTGGATTTGGAACTGGAACATATGCAGATGATGTAGCTTCATATGCTGTTCAAGAGTTAGCAAAAAGATTGAATAAATAA
- a CDS encoding PhzF family phenazine biosynthesis protein, which yields MEFIVNVFTHNGKGGNKAGVVMLKEDILKGECQKKAKELGFSETVFVKKISEKIFELKFYTPQCEIEFCGHASLGAFYILKKTGIIEEGEYIERLNFKDLKVRVEKREIFLEQDSIKIEGISEIEQILNSIGVKKEELHENLEIVIGYSGLRDILIPVKNRKVLNNLKIDLEKIKYISKDCSAVGYHVYTIENNRVYCRNFAPLYGIDEEAATGSSNGALFGYLNTIERYKSDYLEFFQGENYGACSKITGRVIDGKIYVGSEF from the coding sequence ATGGAGTTTATAGTTAATGTTTTTACACATAATGGAAAAGGTGGGAATAAAGCTGGAGTAGTAATGTTAAAAGAGGATATTTTAAAAGGTGAGTGTCAAAAAAAAGCTAAAGAGTTGGGATTTTCAGAGACAGTTTTTGTAAAAAAAATATCTGAAAAAATATTTGAATTAAAATTTTATACTCCTCAGTGTGAAATAGAGTTTTGTGGTCATGCTTCTTTAGGAGCTTTTTACATTTTGAAAAAAACTGGTATTATTGAAGAGGGGGAGTATATAGAAAGGTTGAATTTTAAGGATTTAAAAGTTAGAGTAGAGAAAAGAGAGATATTTTTAGAACAAGATAGTATAAAAATAGAGGGGATATCAGAAATAGAGCAAATATTAAATTCCATAGGAGTAAAAAAAGAGGAGCTGCATGAGAATTTAGAAATAGTTATTGGATATAGTGGATTAAGAGATATATTAATTCCAGTTAAAAATAGAAAGGTATTAAATAATTTAAAGATTGATTTAGAAAAAATAAAGTATATATCAAAAGATTGTAGCGCAGTGGGATATCATGTATATACTATTGAAAATAATAGAGTTTATTGTAGAAATTTTGCACCACTTTATGGAATAGATGAGGAGGCAGCAACTGGAAGTTCAAATGGAGCACTTTTTGGATATTTAAATACAATTGAAAGATATAAAAGTGATTATTTGGAGTTTTTTCAAGGAGAAAACTATGGAGCTTGTTCTAAAATAACAGGTAGAGTTATTGATGGTAAGATATATGTAGGGAGTGAGTTTTAA
- a CDS encoding lysine 5,6-aminomutase subunit alpha: MFKSKLGLDFNKVDKARGLAKDIAVDVQKFVDSYTTVAVERTICRLLEIDGVDCDEVPLPNIVVDHLKDKGVLSEGVMYFIGNAMLETGMSPQEIAEKVSSGELDLTKIKQHSKDEVQKAVEPVVNKVVDRIKSNRDQREKYLTTIGEGPKPYLYVIVATGNIYEDVIQAQAAARQGADIIAVIRTTGQSLLDYVPYGATTEGFGGTFATQENFRIMRKALDEVGEEVGRYIRLCNYCSGLCMPEIAAMGALERLDVMLNDALYGILFRDINMQRTLVDQFFSRVINGFAGVIINTGEDNYLTTADAVENAHTVLASDLINEQLAFMAGLPEEQMGLGHAFEMDPELENGFLLELAQAQMTREIFPKAPLKYMPPTKFMTGNIFKGHIQDALFNQVAIMTGQGLQLLGMMTEAIHTPFMSDRYLSIENARYIFNNMRDFGSEIEFKADGIIQKRAQLVLDESVELLEKMVEDGLFNSLEKGTFADIKRSRTGGKGLAGVVEKGSSYMNLFIPKMLGGVK; the protein is encoded by the coding sequence ATGTTTAAAAGTAAGTTAGGTTTAGATTTCAATAAGGTAGATAAAGCTAGAGGACTAGCTAAAGATATAGCAGTAGATGTGCAAAAATTTGTAGACTCATATACAACTGTTGCAGTTGAAAGAACAATTTGTAGATTGTTAGAGATAGATGGAGTAGATTGTGACGAGGTACCATTACCAAACATTGTGGTAGATCATTTAAAAGATAAGGGTGTTTTATCAGAAGGGGTAATGTATTTTATAGGAAACGCTATGCTAGAAACAGGAATGTCTCCTCAAGAGATAGCTGAAAAAGTAAGCTCTGGAGAGTTAGATCTAACTAAGATTAAACAACATAGTAAAGATGAGGTTCAAAAAGCTGTAGAACCTGTTGTAAATAAAGTTGTAGATAGAATCAAATCAAATAGAGATCAAAGAGAGAAGTATTTAACAACTATTGGAGAGGGACCAAAACCTTACTTATATGTAATAGTTGCAACAGGAAACATATATGAAGATGTTATACAAGCTCAAGCTGCAGCAAGACAGGGAGCAGATATAATAGCTGTTATTAGAACAACAGGGCAAAGTTTACTAGACTATGTTCCTTACGGAGCTACAACAGAGGGATTTGGAGGAACTTTTGCAACTCAAGAAAACTTTAGAATTATGAGAAAAGCTCTAGATGAAGTGGGAGAAGAGGTTGGAAGATATATAAGACTTTGTAACTATTGCTCAGGTCTTTGTATGCCAGAGATTGCAGCTATGGGAGCTTTAGAAAGACTTGATGTAATGCTAAATGACGCATTATATGGAATACTATTTAGAGATATAAATATGCAAAGAACATTAGTTGACCAGTTCTTCTCAAGAGTAATAAATGGATTTGCAGGGGTTATAATAAATACAGGAGAGGATAACTACTTAACAACAGCTGATGCAGTGGAAAATGCTCATACAGTTTTAGCGTCAGATTTAATAAATGAGCAGTTAGCATTTATGGCAGGTCTTCCTGAAGAGCAGATGGGATTAGGACATGCATTTGAAATGGACCCAGAGTTAGAAAATGGATTCTTACTAGAATTAGCGCAAGCACAAATGACTAGAGAGATCTTCCCTAAGGCACCATTAAAATATATGCCACCTACAAAGTTTATGACAGGAAATATATTTAAAGGGCACATTCAAGATGCGCTATTTAATCAAGTTGCAATAATGACAGGGCAAGGACTTCAACTGTTAGGAATGATGACAGAGGCTATCCATACACCATTTATGTCAGATAGATATTTATCAATAGAAAATGCAAGATATATATTTAATAATATGAGAGATTTTGGATCTGAAATTGAGTTTAAAGCAGATGGAATAATTCAAAAAAGAGCTCAGCTTGTTTTAGATGAATCAGTGGAGCTACTTGAGAAAATGGTTGAAGATGGACTGTTTAATTCACTAGAAAAGGGAACTTTTGCAGATATAAAAAGAAGTAGAACAGGTGGAAAAGGATTAGCTGGAGTTGTAGAAAAGGGTTCTAGCTACATGAATCTGTTTATTCCAAAAATGTTAGGAGGGGTTAAGTAA
- a CDS encoding amino acid ABC transporter permease: protein MENNLFYILQGLTLTLKLYFFTLILSLPLGILLSLGRVSKNKILNVGIQIYTWIFRGTPLLLQLFFVYYGLPVFGVVLEPFHAALITFTINYAAYISEIFRGSILGVDSGQFEAAQVLGYSYWQTMFKIILPQSLITALPALSNEAIALIKDTSLVSAIGMAEILRNSKEIVTREFTITPFIICAGIYLGLSTIIILILKNIEKKVTI from the coding sequence ATGGAAAACAATTTATTTTATATACTACAAGGATTAACTCTAACTTTAAAACTTTACTTCTTTACTTTGATTTTATCTTTACCTTTAGGAATTTTACTTTCTCTTGGAAGAGTTTCAAAAAATAAGATATTAAATGTTGGAATTCAAATATACACATGGATATTTAGAGGAACACCTCTTTTATTACAACTTTTCTTCGTTTATTATGGCTTACCTGTTTTTGGAGTTGTTTTAGAACCTTTTCACGCAGCACTTATAACTTTTACAATTAATTATGCTGCATATATATCTGAAATTTTTAGAGGAAGTATTTTAGGAGTTGATTCTGGGCAATTTGAAGCTGCTCAAGTTTTAGGTTATAGTTATTGGCAAACTATGTTTAAAATAATTCTTCCACAGAGCTTAATTACAGCTTTACCAGCTCTTTCAAATGAAGCTATTGCTCTTATTAAAGATACATCTTTAGTTTCTGCTATTGGAATGGCTGAGATACTAAGAAATTCAAAAGAGATTGTTACAAGAGAGTTTACAATTACGCCATTTATTATATGTGCTGGAATCTACTTAGGATTATCAACTATTATTATTTTAATTTTAAAAAATATTGAGAAGAAGGTGACTATATAA
- a CDS encoding amino acid ABC transporter ATP-binding protein, whose translation MAIQVKNLNKSFGENNVFNNLTLEIKKGEIVSIIGPSGKGKSTFLRCLIGLEEFGSGEIICNRKKMGMVFQNFNLFPNKTVLENITEPLILVDKIEKATAIEKAKKLLERVGLSDKENTYPKYLSGGQKQRVAIARALAKDPEVLLFDEPTSALDPFMTAEVLKVIEELKDNKDMTMVIVSHEMDFVNKISTRIIEF comes from the coding sequence ATGGCTATTCAAGTTAAAAATTTAAATAAATCTTTTGGAGAAAACAATGTTTTTAATAATTTAACTCTAGAAATAAAAAAAGGAGAAATCGTCTCAATTATTGGGCCTTCTGGAAAAGGAAAATCAACATTTTTAAGATGTCTAATTGGACTTGAAGAGTTTGGTTCTGGTGAAATTATATGCAATCGAAAAAAAATGGGTATGGTTTTTCAAAATTTTAACCTTTTTCCAAATAAAACAGTATTAGAAAATATTACTGAACCTCTTATATTAGTTGATAAAATTGAAAAGGCTACTGCCATTGAAAAAGCTAAAAAACTTCTAGAAAGAGTTGGATTATCTGATAAAGAAAATACTTATCCCAAATATCTTTCTGGTGGACAAAAACAAAGAGTCGCTATTGCTCGTGCTCTAGCAAAAGACCCTGAAGTTTTACTTTTTGATGAACCCACTTCAGCTTTAGATCCTTTTATGACTGCAGAGGTTTTAAAAGTTATTGAAGAGTTAAAAGATAATAAAGATATGACTATGGTCATTGTTAGCCATGAAATGGATTTTGTTAATAAAATCTCAACTAGAATAATTGAGTTTTAA
- a CDS encoding amino acid ABC transporter substrate-binding protein, producing the protein MKKIFKLLLLTFTIFSISFAKDNALKNLQEKGEMVIGLDDTFAPMGFRDEKGNIIGFDIDLANEVASRMGVKAVFKPCEWDGIIFDLRSKKIDLIWNGLTITPQREQQIAFSTPYFDDDQIVIVRNHNIKSFEDLKGKNIGVQLGSASYFAFENSPLAKTTGKVNKYSTNVEALLDLEAGRTDAVVIDAVVGKYYVAKKDGFVVLNEILDKQQMGIGMRKQDLSLKNKIDETLANMKADGSFNKIYQKWFGNN; encoded by the coding sequence ATGAAAAAAATATTTAAACTTTTATTATTGACTTTCACTATATTTTCAATATCTTTTGCTAAGGATAATGCTTTAAAAAATCTTCAAGAAAAAGGAGAGATGGTTATTGGGCTTGACGATACTTTTGCTCCTATGGGATTTAGAGATGAAAAAGGAAATATCATTGGCTTTGATATTGATTTAGCTAATGAAGTTGCTAGTAGAATGGGAGTTAAAGCTGTCTTTAAACCATGCGAATGGGATGGAATAATATTTGATTTAAGAAGTAAAAAGATTGATTTAATTTGGAATGGTCTTACTATAACTCCTCAAAGAGAACAACAAATAGCTTTTTCTACACCCTATTTTGATGATGATCAAATTGTTATTGTTAGAAATCATAATATAAAATCTTTTGAAGATTTAAAAGGTAAAAATATTGGTGTTCAATTAGGTAGTGCTTCATACTTTGCCTTTGAAAATTCACCTTTAGCTAAAACAACTGGTAAAGTTAATAAGTACTCTACAAATGTTGAAGCTCTTTTAGATTTAGAAGCAGGTAGAACTGATGCTGTTGTTATTGATGCTGTTGTCGGTAAATACTATGTTGCTAAAAAAGATGGCTTTGTTGTTTTAAATGAAATTTTGGACAAACAACAAATGGGAATTGGTATGAGAAAGCAAGATTTATCACTAAAAAATAAAATAGATGAAACTTTAGCTAATATGAAAGCTGACGGTTCATTTAATAAAATTTACCAAAAATGGTTTGGTAATAACTAA